From one Labeo rohita strain BAU-BD-2019 chromosome 8, IGBB_LRoh.1.0, whole genome shotgun sequence genomic stretch:
- the brpf3b gene encoding LOW QUALITY PROTEIN: bromodomain and PHD finger-containing protein 3 (The sequence of the model RefSeq protein was modified relative to this genomic sequence to represent the inferred CDS: inserted 1 base in 1 codon): protein MRKPRRRGGLPGAQSDATDTATSGRGASQPRSLSPYRLKVSPTRETLTYAQAQKIVEVDLDGRLHRISIFDPLMVITEDEMTAQDIAECNSNKENSEQSTVTAVVSSPRRSTAHRGKKKDVKQLSSSSSSQNHCSNSHGQSQTHSSANSHQGTLPKPTFREQESYEPVEAPPRSTAYYRYIEKSGEEMETDAEYDMDEEDMAWLELVNENRESDGHPQVSPDTFELLIDRLEKESFLELRSQAPSQSIIDEDAFCCVCLDDECLNSNVILFCDICNLAVHQECYGVPYIPEGQWLCRCCLQSPSRPVDCVLCPNRGGAFKQTSDGRWAHVVCAIWIPEVCFANTVFLEPIEGVDNIPPARWKLTCYLCKQKGCGASIQCHKANCYTAFHVTCAQRAGLFMKIEPVRETTVNGTTFSVKKTAFCEAHSPPVKDGSDDEEAGGRVLGCRANRGRSAYTQTPQLKKQRRSNKLDSKEQQKKGKKEEVSKKVATPLVTVPEIPTHRLNKIFKDVIIQKKNQFMQRLHNYWLLKRQSRNGVPLIRRLHSHLQGQRSAEQAEPDEKLNAVREELKYWQKLRHDLERARLLIELIRKREKLKREQVKIHQAVTEHQLTPVLVLLRSTLEQLQEKDTAKIFAQPVNLKEVPDYLEFIAQPMDFSTMKSKLEAHKYRSVTDLEADFNLMISNCLLYNAKDTVFTKXAIRLRDLGGAILRHAQRQAQNTGFDLDTGMHLAESPHKNDYYRCTLEDVDTLLDPDNRLHMTTENQLRELLDKLDVVTSMRSSGARTRRIRLLRREINNIRYKQQSRNSHMLNGELKEEDEEDDEDKEMDGEHNLSSSSSDKDDCKSTPPPTLEPTGLALSPPPADTHQEPPTLRPMTSDPRTSPCPPKRLKLNSESQEAESDTTPVNSCTKPEERPPEIKLINGLSSTESPTRPVTGGVGRRTSVLFKKAKNGAKLQRERDSQMQNGSREEAVSADPDPAHTPNCTATVKTETSAQPKPSTPPPISTPAKQRARSRSCSPECERTPPRLTIEPALTNGFRKHKDGGSDSECSSSPTLRELASPPKKSRGKPALSKVPFLETVNGDSDYTGTDVLSNGDAPEPEPLDLVWAKSRGYPSYPALIIDPDMPQEGLLHNGVPIPVPPLDVLRLGEQRQEEAGEKLFLVLFFDNKRTWQWLPRDKVIPLGVDDTADKLRMMEGKKTSIRKSVQVAYDRAMIHLSRVRGDHGFVGSNYM from the exons ATGAGAAAACCACGACGGAGGGGAGGCCTTCCCGGGGCCCAAAGTGATGCCACAGACACGGCTACATCAGGTAGGGGGGCGTCACAGCCGCGCTCGCTCTCTCCCTACCGGCTGAAGGTTTCACCCACCAGAGAAACCCTAACGTACGCCCAGGCTCAGAAGATTGTGGAAGTGGACCTGGATGGAAGACTGCAtcgaatcagcatatttgacCCCTTGATGGTGATCACCGAAGATGAGATGACAGCTCAGGACATTGCCGAGTGCAACAGCAACAAAGAAAACAGCGAGCAGTCGACCGTGACCGCCGTCGTCAGCTCGCCGCGCCGATCCACGGCCCACAGGGGgaaaaagaaagacgtgaagcAGTTGTCATCATCGTCTTCATCGCAAAACCACTGCTCCAACTCTCACGGACAATCTCAGACGCATTCGAGTGCAAACAGCCACCAAGGTACCTTACCCAAGCCTACTTTCAGAGAACAAGAGTCTTATGAACCGGTTGAGGCGCCTCCTCGCTCTACAGCGTACTACCGTTACATTGAGAAGTCTGGAGAAGAGATGGAAACGGATGCGGAGTATGACATGGACGAGGAGGACATGGCCTGGCTGGAGCTGGTGAACGAAAACCGAGAGTCGGACGGCCATCCGCAAGTGTCACCGGACACTTTCGAACTCCTGATAGATCGTCTAGAAAAAGAGTCGTTCCTAGAATTGCGAAGCCAAGCGCCCTCGCAGAGCATCATCGACGAAGACGCCTTCTGTTGCGTCTGCCTGGACGACGAATGTCTCAACAGTAACGTCATCTTGTTTTGTGACATCTGCAACCTGGCTGTGCACCAGGAGTGCTATGGCGTTCCCTACATCCCTGAGGGCCAGTGGCTGTGCCGTTGTTGCCTCCAGTCGCCGTCTCGCCCCGTGGACTGCGTGCTTTGCCCAAATCGGGGCGGAGCGTTTAAACAGACCAGCGACGGGCGATGGGCACACGTGGTCTGCGCTATTTGGATCCCGGAGGTGTGTTTTGCCAATACGGTCTTCCTTGAGCCCATCGAGGGTGTGGACAACATTCCACCTGCTAGGTGGAAGCTGACATGCTACCTGTGCAAGCAGAAAGGTTGTGGGGCGTCCATCCAGTGCCACAAGGCCAACTGCTACACGGCCTTCCATGTAACCTGTGCGCAGAGAGCGGGACTCTTTATGAAAATAGAGCCGGTCAGAGAGACTACTGTGAATGGGACTACGTTTTCGGTGAAAAAGACTGCATTTTGTGAGGCGCATTCACCGCCTGTGAAGGACGGGTCGGATGATGAAGAGGCTGGGGGGAGGGTTTTGGGGTGTCGGGCTAATAGGGGACGCAGTGCCTATACGCAGACGCCACAGCTTAAGAAGCAGAGGCGAAGCAATAAACTGGATTCTAAGGAGCAGCAGAAGAAAGGGAAGAAAGAAGAGGTGTCAAAAAAAGTTGCAACGCCATTGGTCACTGTCCCGGAAATACCTACTCACAG attGAACAAAATTTTTAAAGATGTGATTATACAGAAGAAGAATCAGTTCATGCAGAGACTTCACAACTATTGGTTACTAAAGCGTCAGTCACGCAACGGAGTGCCTCTCATTCGTCGTTTACATTCGCATCTGCAGGGCCAGAGGAGTGCAGAACAG GCGGAGCCAGATGAAAAGCTGAATGCTGTGAGAGAAGAGCTGAAATACTGGCAGAAGCTTCGTCATGATCTGGAGCGAGCACGACTCCTGATCGAACTCATCCGCAAGAGAGAGAAACTGAAGAGAGAGCAG GTGAAGATTCACCAGGCTGTGACTGAGCATCAGTTAACTCCGGTCCTGGTACTGCTGCGATCCACTTTAGAACAGCTTCAGGAGAAAGATACTGCAAAAATTTTTGCACAGCCTGTCAACTTGAAAGAG GTCCCAGATTATCTGGAGTTTATCGCACAACCCATGGACTTCTCCACTATGAAATCCAAATTGGAGGCTCACAAATATCGCTCCGTCACTGACCTTGAGGCTGATTTCAACCTTATGATCTCCAACTGCCTGCTTTATAATGCTAAAGACACTGTTTTTACCA CTGCAATACGCCTGAGGGACCTAGGGGGCGCTATCCTGAGGCACGCTCAGAGACAAGCCCAAAACACAGGCTTCGACCTGGACACGGGCATGCACCTGGCAGAATCgccacataaaaatgactactACCGCTGCACTTTGGAAGATG tcgACACGCTGCTAGACCCTGATAATCGATTGCACATGACGACAGAAAACCAGCTGAGGGAGCTGCTAGATAAATTAGACGTGGTGACATCCATGCGCTCGAGCGGCGCACGCACACGCCGTATACGCCTTCTCCGGCGAGAAATCAACAACATTCGCTATAAGCAACAGTCGCGGAACTCGCACATGCTCAATGGAGAACTCAAAGAGGAAGACGAGGAGGACGATGAAGACAAGGAGATGGATGGTGAACATAACCTGTCGTCGTCATCGTCAGATAAAG ATGACTGTAAGTCAACCCCCCCACCCACGCTGGAACCCACAGGCCTGGCTTTGTCCCCTCCACCAGCAGACACCCACCAGGAACCGCCAACCCTTCGGCCCATGACATCTGACCCCAGGACGTCCCCATGCCCACCTAAGCGCCTCAAACTCAACAGCGAGAGCCAAGAGGCCGAATCAGACACCACACCCGTGAACAGCTGCACCAAACCTGAGGAGCGCCCGCCTGAAATCAAACTAATTAACGGCCTCTCCTCCACCGAGTCACCGACCCGGCCCGTCACAGGAGGGGTCGGTAGGCGGACATCCGTCCTtttcaaaaaagcaaaaaatggaGCAAAGCTTCAGCGTGAGAGAGACAGTCAGATGCAGAACGGAAGCAGGGAGGAGGCCGTCAGCGCTGACCCAGACCCTGCACACACACCTAACTGTACCGCCACTGTCAAGACTGAAACTTCAGCACAGCCAAAACCTTCAACACCTCCGCCCATATCAACCCCAGCCAAACAGAGAGCAAGAAGCCGCAGCTGTAGTCCAGAGTGTGAGAGAACACCTCCTCGACTCACAATAGAGCCTG ctctTACCAACGGATTCAGAAAGCACAAAGATGGCGGCTCTGACTCAGAATGCAGCTCATCTCCGACTCTCAGAGAACT TGCCTCACCCCCTAAAAAGAGCAGAGGGAAACCTGCTTTGTCCAAAGTACCCTTCTTAGAAACTGTTAACGGAGACTCTGACTACACTGGGACTG ATGTGCTGTCGAACGGGGATGCACCTGAACCTGAACCTCTGGATTTGGTGTGGGCCAAAAGCAGAGGATATCCGTCCTACCCTGCTCTG
- the mapk13 gene encoding mitogen-activated protein kinase 13, with protein MESRVEFSREEINNTVWEVPDKYVCLKQIGTGAYGSVCSAINNKSKEKVAIKKLHRPFQSEIFAKRAYRELRLLKHMKHENVIGLLDVFTPASRLDDFQDFYLVMPYMYTDLSKVKGILTEDRIQFLVYQMLCGLKYIHGAGIIHRDLKPGNLAVNQDCELKILDFGLARHAEAEMTGYVVTRWYRAPEVILNWMHYTQTVDIWSVGCIMGEMFNGKTLFKGKDYMDQLIQIMKVTGTPGPEFTEKLESPEAKSYVKSLPHYPRRDFSTLFPRASKKAVELLEKMLVLDADARLTADGALAHSYFDGLRDPEDCPVPTPYDDSYDNATLPLEEWKRLSFKEVRSFVPFPRRDSKRRNTLTMT; from the exons ATGGAGTCACGGGTGGAATTCAGTCGAGAGGAGATCAACAACACGGTATGGGAAGTTCCGGACAAGTACGTTTGCTTGAAGCAGATCGGAACGGGAGCTTATGGCAGCGTGTG CTCGGCCATCAACAATAAATCCAAAGAGAAGGTGGCCATCAAGAAGCTGCACCGACCCTTTCAGTCAGAGATCTTCGCGAAGAGAGCCTATCGTGAACTGAGGCTGCTCAAACATatgaaacatgaaaat GTAATAGGCCTGCTAGATGTCTTCACTCCTGCCTCCAGACTGGACGACTTCCAAGACTT CTACCTGGTGATGCCGTACATGTACACAGACCTCTCTAAAGTCAAGGGCATCCTTACAGAAGACCGTATCCAGTTCCTGGTCTATCAGATGCTGTGTGGACTAAAG TACATTCATGGTGCTGGCATCATTCACAGA GATCTCAAACCAGGAAACCTGGCTGTGAACCAAGATTGTGAGCTGAAG ATCCTGGATTTCGGCCTGGCACGTCATGCAGAAGCGGAGATGACGGGTTATGTGGTGACGCGGTGGTACCGAGCCCCTGAGGTCATTCTAAACTGGATGCACTACACGCAGACAG TGGATATCTGGTCTGTTGGGTGCATCATGGGTGAAATGTTCAATGGAAAAACACTCTTTAAAGGAAAAGACT ACATGGACCAGTTGATTCAGATAATGAAAGTCACAGGGACACCAGGTCCAGAATTCACTGAGAAATTAGAAAGCCCAGAG GCAAAGAGCTATGTCAAATCCCTGCCCCACTACCCACGCAGAGATTTCTCGACATTGTTTCCCAGAGCCAGTAAAAAAG CTGTAGAGCTGCTTGAGAAGATGCTAGTGTTAGATGCCGATGCTCGTCTCACTGCTGATGgtgcactggcacacagctaTTTTGATGGCTTGAGGGACCCCGAGGACTGCCCAGTGCCCACGCCATACGATGACAGCTACGACAACGCCACGTTGCCCTTAGAAGAGTGGAAAC GTTTATCATTTAAAGAAGTGAGAAGCTTTGTTCCTTTCCCAAGGAGAGACTCAAAGAGAAGAAACACACTCACAATGACCTAG